One Deefgea tanakiae genomic region harbors:
- the astD gene encoding succinylglutamate-semialdehyde dehydrogenase codes for MQLINGQWHLGLGETFSSVNPVTQATVWQGAAATSAEVAAAVNAARAAFAAWRDLELSERIALVCNFADLLKANQASLADTIGLETGKPRWEALTEVTTMVNKIEISLKSYDERTGSKESPLGDAQAVLRHRPHGVVAVFGPYNFPGHLPNGHIVPALIAGNCVVFKPSELAPMTAQKTAELWMAAGLPAGVLNVVQGGRDTGIALAAQADLDGIYFTGSANTGYALHRQFSGAPQKILALEMGGNNPLIVEEVTEVDAALHHVIQSAFISAGQRCTCARRLLVPSGAWGDAFLARLISVSAALKVGAWDAEPQPFMGGVISLAAADALLAAQANLIEQGAVSLLAMTRIQSGTALLSPGILDVTAMSDLPDEEYFGPLLQVLRYESFNEALVLANRTQFGLAAGLLSDSRERYELFWREARAGIVNWNKPLTGASSAAPFGGIGASGNHRASAYYAADYCAYPVASLEAEQLVLPTQLPAGMIL; via the coding sequence ATGCAACTGATTAATGGTCAATGGCACTTGGGCCTTGGCGAGACATTTTCTTCTGTAAATCCAGTCACTCAGGCTACCGTTTGGCAGGGGGCGGCGGCAACTTCAGCGGAGGTGGCGGCTGCGGTCAATGCTGCACGTGCTGCATTTGCTGCGTGGCGCGATCTTGAGTTGTCAGAGCGAATCGCCTTGGTGTGCAATTTTGCCGATTTATTAAAAGCCAATCAGGCGAGTTTGGCTGATACGATTGGCCTAGAAACGGGGAAACCGCGCTGGGAAGCGTTGACCGAAGTGACAACGATGGTCAATAAAATTGAAATTTCGCTTAAAAGCTACGATGAGCGAACTGGGAGCAAAGAATCTCCGCTTGGCGATGCACAAGCGGTGTTGCGTCATCGCCCGCACGGGGTTGTGGCCGTATTTGGTCCGTATAATTTCCCTGGACACTTGCCTAATGGGCACATAGTTCCCGCTTTGATTGCGGGCAATTGCGTGGTGTTTAAGCCCTCTGAGCTCGCGCCAATGACGGCGCAAAAAACGGCCGAATTGTGGATGGCCGCAGGTCTACCTGCGGGCGTTTTAAATGTTGTGCAAGGCGGACGTGATACGGGGATTGCTTTGGCGGCGCAAGCTGATTTGGATGGCATTTATTTTACTGGTAGCGCCAATACGGGCTATGCCCTGCATCGACAATTTTCTGGTGCGCCACAAAAAATTCTGGCGCTGGAAATGGGGGGCAATAATCCGCTGATTGTTGAAGAAGTCACCGAGGTCGATGCCGCACTGCATCACGTGATTCAGTCGGCGTTTATTTCTGCAGGTCAGCGCTGCACGTGCGCACGACGCTTGCTTGTTCCGAGTGGTGCATGGGGTGATGCCTTTTTGGCGCGCTTAATCAGTGTCTCTGCTGCTTTAAAAGTGGGTGCGTGGGATGCAGAGCCGCAGCCATTTATGGGGGGAGTGATTTCGCTGGCGGCAGCGGATGCACTGCTTGCGGCGCAAGCGAATTTAATAGAGCAAGGCGCGGTTTCATTATTGGCGATGACGCGCATTCAGTCTGGGACGGCCTTATTGTCTCCGGGGATTTTAGATGTGACGGCGATGAGTGACCTGCCGGATGAAGAGTATTTTGGCCCGCTGTTGCAAGTGCTGCGCTACGAGAGTTTTAATGAAGCGCTGGTGCTGGCCAATCGCACCCAGTTTGGATTGGCAGCTGGTTTACTGTCCGACTCACGTGAGCGATACGAGCTATTTTGGCGCGAGGCGCGCGCCGGTATCGTCAATTGGAATAAGCCTTTGACCGGTGCATCGAGCGCAGCACCTTTTGGTGGTATTGGGGCTTCGGGCAATCATCGTGCTAGTGCGTATTACGCCGCCGATTATTGCGCCTATCCAGTGGCCTCGCTTGAGGCAGAGCAGCTCGTCTTGCCGACACAATTGCCTGCGGGGATGATTTTATGA
- a CDS encoding C40 family peptidase, with translation MKWIVIITTLFALTAANSFADEDMPVGDTSPSAWLGSGDTPAPSPAKARPKKPATRTTEKPTDYTPAQDLLLSAMSLIGVKYTWGGNTPESGLDCSGFIRYVFQNSMNMTLPRTAVEMAQAGKTIDKTELKPGDLVFFNTLGRTFSHVGIYLGDNRFIHSPRAGRSVEVANMGQNYWTSRFTGARRIADGGSDGLNINAMLANSSNEAKRVSSSSRVVNTAAASTRTECKKVTTGKGKNKKTVTKCTRVSVSNKPAIAAKPGKTTRTAKAKTSSTRKSAVKSPAKKNTSQAKKASVKPKSKTPVKTSTKK, from the coding sequence ATGAAATGGATTGTCATAATCACCACACTTTTCGCTCTCACCGCAGCCAATAGCTTTGCGGATGAAGACATGCCGGTTGGCGACACCTCACCTAGTGCGTGGCTAGGTAGTGGCGATACACCTGCACCCAGCCCAGCAAAAGCACGCCCTAAAAAGCCAGCTACACGCACAACTGAAAAACCAACCGACTATACACCAGCTCAAGACTTGCTCTTATCTGCAATGAGCTTAATTGGTGTTAAATACACGTGGGGTGGCAATACGCCGGAGTCTGGGCTCGATTGCAGCGGTTTTATTCGCTATGTTTTTCAAAACTCAATGAATATGACACTGCCAAGAACTGCGGTTGAGATGGCACAAGCAGGTAAAACCATCGACAAAACCGAATTAAAGCCGGGCGATTTGGTGTTCTTTAATACCTTGGGCCGAACCTTTTCTCACGTTGGCATTTACTTAGGTGACAACCGATTCATCCATTCACCACGCGCAGGTCGCAGCGTAGAAGTTGCCAATATGGGGCAAAACTACTGGACTTCTCGCTTTACCGGCGCTCGCAGGATTGCAGATGGTGGCTCAGACGGCCTCAACATTAACGCAATGCTTGCCAACTCCAGCAACGAAGCAAAACGGGTTTCAAGCTCATCGCGTGTCGTCAATACGGCCGCAGCGAGCACGCGGACTGAGTGCAAAAAGGTGACTACTGGCAAAGGTAAAAACAAAAAGACCGTCACCAAATGCACTAGAGTCAGCGTTAGCAACAAACCCGCAATCGCTGCTAAACCTGGCAAAACAACGCGTACTGCCAAGGCAAAAACCAGTAGCACACGCAAATCAGCCGTAAAGTCCCCAGCCAAGAAAAATACGAGCCAGGCAAAGAAAGCATCAGTAAAGCCCAAGAGCAAAACGCCAGTAAAAACGAGCACCAAGAAATAA
- the astB gene encoding N-succinylarginine dihydrolase has product MSADVMMNVAAFEANFDGLVGPTHHYGGHSFGNIASTGNAKQAANPRQAALQGLAKMKALADLGYHQGVLPPQERPALWLLRDLGYTGTDQEIIASLRDTPQGYLSAMSSASSMWTANAATVSPSADTQDGRVHFTVANLQNKFHRAIEHRQTFRSLNAVFSNPAHFAVHEALPMYAAFGDEGAANHTRFCHDYGQAGVEFFVYGRQHWGGQVEPTQFPARQTREACEAIIRRHGLVASHTVLAQQNPAVIDAGVFHNDVIAVGNQDVLFCHQAAFLNSAQVYAELTDKMGGRLQVIEVSSNEVSVADAVKSYLFNSQLLAKASGRQRLLVPEECKNTPAVWAYLQRLRDSGGPIDELLVYDLKQSMQNGGGPACLRLRVALTAAEAKEVNSGVWMNDRLYPQLCSWVERHYRDRLLESDLFDPNLLVEVRTALDELTQIMRLGSIYPFQLHGRDE; this is encoded by the coding sequence ATGAGTGCAGACGTGATGATGAACGTAGCGGCATTTGAAGCCAATTTTGATGGGCTTGTTGGGCCGACGCATCATTATGGCGGCCATTCGTTTGGCAATATCGCCTCTACAGGAAATGCCAAACAGGCCGCAAATCCGCGGCAAGCGGCTTTGCAAGGCTTGGCCAAAATGAAGGCGCTTGCTGATCTTGGTTATCATCAGGGCGTATTGCCTCCACAGGAACGTCCTGCATTATGGCTATTACGTGACCTTGGGTATACGGGTACAGACCAAGAAATAATTGCTTCGTTGAGAGATACGCCACAAGGGTATTTGTCGGCGATGAGTTCAGCTTCATCAATGTGGACAGCAAATGCCGCAACGGTCAGCCCATCAGCTGATACGCAAGATGGTCGGGTGCATTTTACCGTCGCCAATTTGCAGAATAAATTTCATCGTGCGATTGAGCATCGGCAGACTTTTCGTAGTTTAAATGCTGTTTTTTCCAATCCAGCACACTTTGCGGTACATGAAGCGCTGCCCATGTACGCTGCCTTCGGTGATGAGGGCGCGGCCAATCACACGCGGTTTTGCCATGATTATGGTCAGGCTGGTGTTGAGTTTTTTGTCTACGGTCGGCAACATTGGGGCGGACAAGTTGAACCCACGCAATTTCCTGCTAGGCAAACTCGGGAAGCGTGTGAGGCGATTATTCGTCGTCACGGTTTAGTAGCAAGCCATACGGTGCTGGCGCAGCAAAATCCTGCCGTGATTGATGCGGGTGTGTTTCATAACGATGTGATTGCCGTCGGTAATCAAGACGTGTTGTTCTGTCATCAAGCGGCATTTTTGAATTCGGCCCAAGTTTATGCTGAACTGACTGACAAAATGGGCGGGCGTTTGCAGGTGATTGAAGTGTCGAGCAACGAGGTTTCAGTTGCCGATGCGGTGAAGTCTTATCTGTTTAATAGTCAGTTGTTGGCGAAGGCCAGTGGTAGGCAGCGTTTATTGGTGCCTGAAGAGTGCAAAAATACGCCTGCTGTGTGGGCTTATTTGCAGAGGTTGAGAGACAGTGGTGGGCCGATTGATGAATTATTGGTCTATGACTTAAAGCAAAGTATGCAAAATGGCGGTGGTCCGGCGTGTTTGCGTTTGCGGGTGGCGTTAACAGCAGCAGAGGCTAAGGAAGTTAATTCAGGCGTGTGGATGAATGATCGCTTGTATCCGCAGTTGTGTAGCTGGGTTGAGCGACATTACCGTGATCGTTTGCTCGAAAGTGATCTGTTTGATCCAAATCTCTTGGTCGAAGTGCGTACCGCTTTGGATGAATTGACGCAAATTATGCGTTTAGGCTCGATTTATCCCTTCCAATTACATGGGCGTGATGAGTAA
- the astE gene encoding succinylglutamate desuccinylase: MTSFLHETLAGNTAIALPYCLPSGAGVQVMDEGVIRFEPQEGVKHTCDVVISCGVHGNETAPVELVEQLIEQVCAGAIKVRARVLFIFGNVAALRLGQRFVEEDMNRLFSRTPDVEDGVEKRRAAMLEMHVMRFFQAGGEGRSRLHYDLHTAIHGSLIEKFAIYPLPKPNKSFSAMEIARLSLAGVDTVLLQSTTSSTFSFFTSRQCDAASFTIELGSARPFGQNKGIDLSKMAAYLQGLIQGVLPEPELVPAHVQIFRVSREIPKKSTDFKFAIDGKTDNFTPLPVGMVLAVDQGESFVVTESDARIIFPNPDVPPGQRAGLIIVPAHHLPT; the protein is encoded by the coding sequence ATGACTAGTTTTTTACACGAAACCTTGGCGGGCAATACTGCAATTGCACTGCCGTATTGCTTGCCCAGCGGTGCTGGTGTTCAAGTAATGGATGAAGGCGTGATTCGCTTCGAGCCACAAGAGGGAGTAAAGCATACCTGCGATGTGGTGATCTCTTGTGGTGTCCATGGTAATGAAACCGCGCCTGTCGAATTGGTCGAGCAGTTAATTGAGCAAGTTTGTGCTGGTGCAATTAAGGTACGGGCACGGGTTTTGTTTATCTTTGGTAATGTCGCAGCTTTGCGTCTAGGGCAGCGCTTTGTCGAAGAAGATATGAATCGCTTGTTTAGCCGAACTCCTGATGTTGAAGACGGCGTAGAAAAACGCCGTGCCGCCATGCTAGAGATGCATGTGATGCGATTTTTTCAAGCTGGCGGTGAGGGCCGATCACGATTGCATTATGATTTGCACACCGCAATCCATGGCTCTTTGATTGAAAAGTTTGCCATTTATCCCTTACCTAAACCGAATAAATCCTTTTCTGCGATGGAAATTGCGCGCTTGTCTTTAGCGGGTGTTGATACAGTGTTATTACAATCGACGACATCGAGTACGTTTTCTTTCTTTACTAGTCGGCAGTGCGATGCCGCGTCATTTACGATTGAATTGGGGAGTGCGCGTCCTTTTGGGCAAAACAAAGGGATTGATCTCTCTAAAATGGCAGCCTATCTGCAAGGCTTGATCCAAGGTGTTTTGCCAGAGCCTGAGTTAGTGCCTGCTCATGTGCAGATATTTCGAGTCTCTCGTGAAATCCCGAAAAAAAGCACGGATTTTAAATTTGCTATTGATGGCAAAACCGATAACTTTACCCCGCTGCCGGTGGGGATGGTCTTGGCCGTCGATCAGGGGGAGTCATTTGTCGTGACAGAGTCAGATGCTCGGATTATTTTTCCCAACCCCGATGTGCCACCAGGGCAGCGAGCGGGTTTGATTATTGTTCCTGCTCATCATTTACCAACGTAA
- the astA gene encoding arginine N-succinyltransferase codes for MLIRPIGLDDMDALLALAKTTGVGVTTLQPNPARLNERIQTSIKSLNSNPELADASYLFVLEDDAAQQIVGICGVEAALGMHDTWYNYRVGLSVHASRELDIYKQLPTLFLTSDLTGSSELCSLFLAASHRKDGNGALLSKSRFLFMAEFPERFAERVIAEMRGVSDEAGQSPFWESLGRHFFTMDFAKADFLSYVGSKSFIAELMPKHPIYTCFLSEAARAALGNVHPATEPARAMLESEGFRYQGYVDIFDAGPSLECSLADIRAVRQSTVYQSLAVAAEPKNGIPWLVSNRSLNDFRVTLAVTRPLEDSLPLTSEVLKRLNLENGDSIRAVPLSAKA; via the coding sequence ATGTTGATACGCCCGATTGGCCTTGATGATATGGATGCATTGTTGGCGCTGGCAAAAACAACAGGTGTCGGTGTCACCACCTTGCAGCCCAATCCCGCGCGCTTAAATGAGCGAATTCAAACCAGTATTAAAAGCCTCAATAGCAATCCTGAGTTAGCGGATGCGAGTTATCTATTTGTATTGGAAGACGATGCGGCACAGCAGATAGTCGGTATCTGTGGGGTCGAGGCGGCCCTTGGAATGCACGACACTTGGTACAACTACCGTGTTGGCCTGTCGGTGCACGCTTCCCGTGAGCTCGACATTTACAAACAGCTTCCCACGCTTTTTCTGACGTCGGACCTGACGGGTTCGAGTGAGCTCTGTTCTTTATTTTTAGCCGCCTCACATCGTAAAGACGGCAATGGTGCCTTGCTCTCCAAAAGTCGCTTTTTGTTTATGGCTGAATTTCCGGAGCGGTTTGCCGAGCGCGTTATCGCCGAAATGCGCGGCGTTTCGGATGAGGCAGGCCAATCACCATTTTGGGAAAGTTTAGGCCGTCATTTTTTTACGATGGATTTTGCGAAAGCGGATTTTTTGTCCTACGTCGGTAGTAAATCTTTTATCGCAGAGTTAATGCCAAAGCATCCCATTTACACCTGCTTTTTGTCTGAAGCGGCACGAGCTGCCTTGGGCAATGTACATCCTGCGACTGAGCCCGCGCGCGCGATGTTGGAGTCGGAAGGGTTTCGTTACCAAGGTTATGTCGATATTTTCGATGCGGGCCCTAGTTTGGAATGCAGTCTGGCTGACATTCGCGCTGTGCGGCAAAGTACGGTGTACCAGTCGCTGGCTGTGGCGGCCGAGCCTAAGAATGGCATTCCATGGTTGGTGAGTAATCGCAGTTTGAATGATTTTCGCGTGACCTTGGCAGTCACCCGGCCGCTAGAAGATTCTTTGCCATTAACAAGTGAAGTGTTAAAACGTCTTAATTTAGAGAATGGTGACAGTATTCGTGCTGTGCCATTGTCTGCTAAAGCTTAG